Proteins encoded by one window of Streptacidiphilus sp. PB12-B1b:
- the eccB gene encoding type VII secretion protein EccB → MQTRRDHLHAYRFAMGRLATALLTGDPGRGDNPTGRAALGTFLGAGVVVLLCAGFGVYGLISPPANSSWRTPGSIVVQQQTGSRYLYLGGQLRPVLNYSSALLILGGAATVRDVPASSLGSTPYGSPVGIADAPDALPAPAALLTGPWTRCLRGDLPGGEAVDFAPGGRTAGLPAGHQALLTGPDGSRYLLWAGVLHPVPSASALIALGLDGDQALPAPQSWLDALPAGTPLAAAPVTDAGRAAAPVAGQPTAVGQLFATAGAGSDHDYVMTADGIAPVGATEAALLAARPGAAAVRTVAATALAAAPVSSQPAPGGGLPDVLDAPALATGGGAVCLRQQADGAALSSSVVIERGAAATGGRAVLVPPTGGVLAVDQQQLAQQVSDPQTYLITDQGIAYPLGDSQAQQTLGLGNAPALPLPSSLLTELPHGPTLDTSAARLTVKGG, encoded by the coding sequence ATGCAGACACGACGCGACCACCTCCACGCCTACCGCTTCGCCATGGGCAGGCTGGCCACCGCCCTGCTCACCGGTGACCCCGGGCGCGGTGACAACCCGACCGGCCGGGCCGCCCTGGGTACCTTCCTGGGCGCCGGGGTGGTGGTGCTGCTGTGCGCCGGGTTCGGCGTCTACGGCCTGATCTCCCCTCCGGCGAACAGCAGTTGGCGCACCCCGGGGTCGATCGTGGTGCAGCAGCAGACCGGCAGCCGCTACCTGTACCTCGGCGGCCAGCTGCGCCCCGTCCTCAACTACTCGTCCGCGCTGCTCATCCTGGGCGGCGCAGCCACCGTGCGGGACGTCCCCGCCTCCTCGCTCGGCAGCACTCCCTACGGCAGCCCGGTCGGTATCGCCGACGCACCCGACGCACTGCCCGCGCCCGCCGCCCTGCTCACCGGGCCGTGGACGCGCTGCCTGCGCGGCGACCTGCCCGGCGGCGAAGCGGTCGACTTCGCCCCGGGCGGCCGCACCGCCGGGCTCCCGGCCGGACACCAGGCTCTGCTGACCGGGCCGGACGGCAGCCGCTACCTGCTGTGGGCCGGGGTCCTCCACCCGGTGCCGTCGGCGTCCGCGCTGATCGCCCTGGGCCTGGACGGCGACCAGGCCCTGCCCGCCCCGCAGAGCTGGCTCGACGCCCTTCCCGCCGGCACCCCACTGGCCGCAGCACCCGTCACCGACGCGGGCCGGGCCGCAGCCCCGGTCGCCGGGCAACCAACAGCGGTCGGCCAACTCTTCGCCACGGCAGGCGCCGGGAGCGACCACGACTACGTGATGACCGCCGACGGCATCGCCCCGGTCGGTGCCACCGAGGCGGCGCTGCTGGCCGCCCGCCCGGGGGCGGCTGCGGTCCGCACCGTGGCCGCGACGGCGCTGGCGGCCGCCCCGGTCTCCTCGCAGCCCGCGCCCGGCGGCGGCCTGCCCGACGTCCTGGACGCCCCCGCGCTCGCCACCGGCGGCGGCGCGGTGTGCCTGCGGCAGCAGGCCGACGGGGCCGCGCTCAGCAGCAGCGTCGTCATCGAGCGGGGCGCGGCGGCCACCGGCGGCCGGGCGGTGCTGGTACCGCCCACCGGCGGCGTGCTCGCCGTCGACCAGCAGCAGCTCGCCCAGCAGGTCTCCGATCCGCAGACCTACCTGATCACCGACCAGGGCATCGCCTACCCCCTCGGCGACAGCCAGGCCCAGCAGACTCTCGGACTGGGCAACGCCCCCGCGCTGCCACTGCCCAGCAGCCTGCTGACCGAACTGCCGCACGGCCCCACGCTGGACACCAGCGCGGCCCGACTCACGGTAAAGGGCGGGTGA
- the eccD gene encoding type VII secretion integral membrane protein EccD produces the protein MPTAAPTPSSAPPGTDVCCLTITTPQGTADLALPRSTALSTLIPALLHHTRTPATETPWTLQRLGEDPLDPDGTPETLNLHHGDILHLRPADSPLPALHFDDIADGVAHVVSNGPGRWRPQTTQQLALTLAAGSLLALAAGVLGAGPGALTAACAGAAAVLLAAGCAVVTRTTGRDQGAVVVTGVGALGFAALAGLALRAGAHGGYAPGAPGVLTAAAYVTVVAATLLALRALPAPIPGTALLTAVSAAACTALIRAAHWDAAQAVATVAVALFVLGHFGPRLALRTARLRVPALPHNAEELQQDIEPEPLERVEQRVNLANACLDTLNLGSGLLYTAAFWYLARTHGWISWALPLVLAGAVLLRARGLARTLQRVPTVLAGATGLALLLLVRAAHGGAADRTAVLAVLLLSTAALLLAARRLPTARLLPIWGHAGDLLETASTVLLLPLLLQALHTYAYLRSLAG, from the coding sequence ATGCCCACCGCCGCGCCCACCCCCAGCTCCGCGCCGCCCGGCACCGACGTCTGCTGCCTGACCATCACCACCCCCCAGGGCACCGCCGACCTCGCCCTGCCCCGCAGCACCGCGCTGTCCACGCTCATCCCGGCGCTCCTGCACCACACCCGCACCCCCGCCACCGAGACGCCCTGGACACTCCAGCGCCTCGGCGAGGACCCGCTCGACCCGGACGGCACCCCGGAAACCCTCAACCTGCACCACGGCGACATCCTCCACCTCCGCCCCGCCGACAGCCCGCTCCCCGCCCTGCACTTCGATGACATCGCCGACGGCGTCGCCCACGTCGTCAGCAACGGCCCCGGCCGGTGGCGTCCGCAGACCACCCAGCAGCTGGCGCTGACCCTGGCCGCAGGATCCCTGCTGGCCCTGGCCGCGGGCGTCCTCGGCGCCGGGCCCGGCGCGCTCACCGCCGCCTGCGCGGGCGCCGCCGCCGTCCTGCTGGCAGCCGGCTGCGCGGTGGTGACCCGCACCACCGGCAGGGACCAGGGAGCCGTCGTCGTCACCGGAGTGGGAGCGCTGGGCTTCGCCGCCCTCGCCGGGCTGGCCCTCCGCGCCGGGGCCCACGGCGGCTACGCACCCGGCGCACCCGGCGTGCTGACCGCAGCCGCCTACGTCACCGTCGTCGCCGCAACCCTGCTGGCACTGCGCGCCCTGCCCGCGCCCATCCCCGGAACGGCACTGCTCACCGCCGTCTCGGCGGCAGCGTGCACCGCCCTGATCCGCGCGGCCCACTGGGACGCCGCGCAGGCCGTCGCCACCGTCGCGGTCGCCCTGTTCGTGCTCGGCCACTTCGGTCCCCGCCTGGCCCTGCGCACCGCCCGGCTGCGGGTTCCGGCACTGCCGCACAACGCCGAGGAGCTGCAGCAGGACATCGAACCCGAACCGCTGGAGCGGGTCGAGCAGCGGGTGAACCTCGCCAACGCCTGCCTGGACACCCTCAACCTGGGCTCCGGCCTGCTGTACACGGCCGCGTTCTGGTACCTGGCCCGCACCCACGGCTGGATCAGCTGGGCCCTGCCGCTGGTCCTGGCCGGAGCCGTGCTGCTGCGCGCCCGCGGACTCGCCCGCACCCTGCAACGCGTCCCCACCGTCCTGGCCGGAGCGACCGGCCTGGCCCTGCTGCTGCTCGTCCGCGCGGCCCACGGCGGCGCCGCCGACCGCACCGCCGTCCTGGCCGTGCTCCTGCTCAGCACCGCCGCCCTGCTCCTGGCCGCCCGGCGGCTGCCCACCGCACGGCTGCTGCCCATCTGGGGCCACGCCGGAGACCTGCTGGAGACCGCCAGCACCGTCCTGCTGCTCCCGCTGCTGCTCCAGGCCCTGCACACGTACGCCTACCTCCGCTCGCTGGCCGGTTGA
- the eccCa gene encoding type VII secretion protein EccCa has protein sequence MSTVLAKRASRAEGPAMPEGQVELAEPPVLGEPAGADFGSALMYLPMGLGTGAMVLMFSMRSAGPTTYMMSGMMGVAMVSMTLSQLGRSGGERRRRMRAERRDYLRYLAQRRRQARAAAAGQRAALVWDGPEPGRLWGLVGGSRLWERRAGHADFGRVRIGVGLRRAVLEFIPPQTRPVEDLEPLSAVSLRRFTRAHGSVPALPVSVSLRRFTSVEVAGEGAAALELLRAVVCQLAVFHSPDELRVAVVGDATGLAEWDWVKWLPHNAHPGEQDAAGAVRLAAGDVEGLWEVLGTDVRDRPDHDPTASPSVAEPLVVVLAQGVRIEPGSRLLSGGLRNVVLLDATGAMTGGPRVLRLTVRAGRVEFPSGEETVSAEADGLTGVAALAVARALAPMRTSGSVDLADRALESDLDLCTLLGVRDPRGFDVAGRWRGRVAQAARLRVPLGVTEDGEVVELDLKESAQGGMGPHGLLIGATGSGKSELLRTLVMGLAVTHSSEVLNLVLVDFKGGATFLNMDRLPHTSAVITNLADEIHLVDRMRDSINGEMIRRQELLRESGFSSLFEYEKARGAGADLTPLPSLLIIVDEFSELLASKPEFVDLFVSIGRLGRSLGVHLLLASQRLDESRIHKVEGHLSYRLALRTFSSMESRSVIGVSSAYELPSAPGNGFLKIDTTNLVRFKAAYVSGPAPEPTQAFEPGPDTTVVPDQVAPFTLERQGELLSERAERLTTQAALLAATATADDEAAGGSSEEESLLEVLVGRLEGAGPPARQVWLPPLTSPASLDDLLPGIVPDPVRGMAADRALGLLRVPLGLVDRPFEQLRELLVADLSSAQGHLGLVGAPQTGKSTLLRTLILSLALTHTPMEVQFYCLDFGGGGLVSTSGLPHVGSVATRLDRDRVLRTIAELTLLLERREQEFTDRGLESMSAYRALRANGTVKDPYGDVFLVVDGWFTLRQDYEDLEPRVMELAARGLSFGIHLVASAVRWSEIRPRLRDMLGTKLELRLGDPMESEVGSRTAAAVPHLAGRGLTSAGHHFLSALPRLDGAATTGDLTQATKAAVAEIDTFWTGPTAPGVRLLPTRLPHTQLPPPEGDLRICLGWDEQRLEPAWHDFAATPHLMVLGDGETGKTNTLRLAVHAITTRYTPDQARIIVADPGRTLLAGVPQDYRVGYAVERDALAQLAANAATSMSKRLPGPDITPEQLTRRDWWTGPLLFIVVDDYDLFAAAGGAPSPLAPLIPLLAQGAHIGMHLVLARSTSGAMRAMMDPLLRRLWELGNPALLFSYPKEEGKFLGEAKPRTLPPGRAQHVTRRTVRLLQTGLVTTP, from the coding sequence GTGAGTACGGTACTCGCCAAGCGCGCGTCTCGCGCCGAGGGGCCGGCAATGCCGGAGGGCCAGGTCGAGTTGGCCGAGCCGCCGGTGCTGGGCGAGCCCGCGGGGGCGGACTTCGGTTCGGCGCTGATGTACCTGCCGATGGGGCTGGGCACGGGCGCCATGGTGCTGATGTTCTCGATGCGCAGTGCGGGGCCCACGACGTACATGATGTCGGGGATGATGGGCGTGGCAATGGTCAGTATGACGTTGTCGCAGTTGGGGCGGTCGGGGGGCGAGCGGCGGCGCCGGATGCGGGCCGAGCGCCGGGACTACCTGCGGTATCTGGCGCAGCGGCGCCGGCAGGCGCGGGCAGCGGCGGCGGGCCAGCGGGCGGCGCTGGTGTGGGACGGTCCGGAGCCGGGCCGGCTGTGGGGGCTGGTGGGCGGCTCGCGGCTGTGGGAGCGGCGTGCGGGTCACGCGGACTTCGGCCGGGTGCGGATCGGCGTGGGGCTGCGGCGAGCGGTGCTGGAGTTCATCCCGCCGCAGACGCGTCCGGTGGAGGATCTGGAACCGTTGTCGGCGGTGTCGTTGCGGCGGTTCACCCGGGCGCACGGGAGCGTGCCGGCGCTGCCGGTGTCGGTGTCGCTGCGGCGGTTCACGAGTGTGGAGGTGGCGGGTGAGGGCGCGGCGGCGTTGGAGTTGCTGCGTGCGGTGGTGTGCCAGTTGGCCGTGTTCCACTCGCCGGACGAGCTGCGGGTGGCCGTGGTCGGCGATGCCACCGGGCTGGCGGAGTGGGACTGGGTGAAGTGGCTGCCGCACAACGCCCACCCGGGCGAGCAGGACGCCGCGGGTGCGGTGCGGTTGGCCGCGGGTGACGTGGAGGGCCTGTGGGAGGTGCTGGGCACGGACGTCCGCGACCGTCCCGACCATGATCCGACCGCCTCCCCCAGTGTGGCGGAACCGTTGGTGGTGGTGCTGGCGCAGGGGGTGCGGATCGAGCCGGGCTCACGCCTGCTGAGCGGCGGGCTGCGCAATGTGGTGCTGCTGGACGCGACCGGTGCGATGACCGGCGGCCCCAGGGTGCTGCGGTTGACGGTGCGGGCGGGCCGGGTGGAGTTCCCCTCCGGCGAGGAGACGGTCTCCGCCGAGGCGGACGGGTTGACCGGGGTGGCGGCGCTGGCGGTGGCGCGGGCGCTGGCGCCGATGCGCACCAGCGGCAGCGTGGACCTGGCGGATCGGGCGCTGGAGTCGGATCTGGACCTGTGCACGCTGCTGGGGGTGCGGGATCCGCGCGGCTTCGACGTGGCGGGACGGTGGCGCGGGCGGGTGGCGCAGGCGGCACGACTGCGGGTGCCGTTGGGGGTGACCGAGGACGGGGAGGTGGTGGAGCTGGATCTGAAGGAGTCCGCGCAGGGCGGGATGGGCCCGCACGGGCTGCTGATCGGCGCGACGGGTTCGGGCAAGAGCGAACTGCTGCGCACGCTGGTGATGGGGTTGGCGGTGACGCACTCCTCGGAGGTGCTGAACCTGGTCCTGGTGGACTTCAAGGGCGGGGCGACGTTCCTGAACATGGACCGGCTGCCGCACACCTCCGCGGTGATCACCAACCTGGCGGACGAGATCCATCTGGTGGACCGGATGCGGGACTCCATCAACGGGGAGATGATCCGCCGTCAGGAACTGCTGCGCGAATCGGGGTTCTCCTCTCTCTTCGAGTACGAGAAGGCCCGGGGCGCCGGGGCGGACCTGACGCCGCTGCCCTCGCTGCTGATCATCGTCGATGAGTTCTCCGAACTGCTGGCCAGCAAGCCGGAGTTCGTGGACCTGTTCGTGTCGATCGGACGGCTCGGCCGAAGCCTGGGAGTCCATCTGCTGCTGGCCTCACAGCGGTTGGACGAGAGCCGGATCCACAAGGTCGAGGGCCACCTGTCCTACCGGCTGGCACTGCGCACCTTCTCCTCGATGGAGTCCCGCAGCGTGATCGGCGTCTCCAGCGCGTACGAGCTGCCCTCGGCGCCGGGCAACGGCTTCCTGAAGATCGACACGACCAACCTGGTCCGGTTCAAGGCCGCCTACGTCTCCGGCCCCGCTCCCGAACCCACCCAGGCCTTCGAACCCGGCCCCGACACGACCGTCGTCCCCGACCAGGTCGCCCCGTTCACCCTGGAACGCCAGGGCGAGCTGCTCTCCGAACGCGCCGAACGCCTCACCACCCAGGCCGCCCTGCTGGCCGCGACCGCCACGGCCGACGACGAGGCCGCCGGCGGCAGTTCGGAGGAGGAGAGCCTGCTGGAGGTGCTGGTGGGGCGGCTGGAAGGGGCCGGGCCGCCGGCGCGGCAGGTGTGGCTGCCGCCGCTGACCTCCCCGGCCAGCCTGGACGACCTGCTGCCGGGGATCGTCCCCGATCCCGTGCGCGGGATGGCCGCGGACCGCGCACTGGGGCTGCTGCGGGTGCCGCTGGGCCTGGTGGACCGGCCGTTCGAGCAGCTGCGCGAACTGCTGGTGGCGGACCTGTCCTCGGCCCAGGGACACCTGGGCCTGGTCGGTGCGCCGCAGACCGGCAAGTCCACACTGCTGCGCACCCTGATCCTCTCCCTCGCCCTCACCCACACCCCGATGGAAGTGCAGTTCTACTGCCTGGACTTCGGCGGCGGCGGCCTGGTCTCCACCTCCGGCCTGCCCCACGTCGGCTCGGTCGCCACCCGGCTGGACCGCGACCGGGTGCTGCGCACCATCGCCGAACTGACCCTGCTGCTGGAACGCCGCGAACAGGAGTTCACCGACCGCGGCCTGGAGTCCATGAGCGCCTACCGCGCCCTGCGCGCCAACGGCACCGTCAAGGACCCGTACGGGGACGTGTTCCTGGTCGTGGACGGCTGGTTCACGCTGCGCCAGGACTACGAGGACCTGGAACCGCGGGTGATGGAACTGGCCGCCCGCGGCCTGTCGTTCGGCATCCACCTGGTGGCCTCCGCGGTGCGCTGGTCCGAGATCCGCCCCCGGCTGCGGGACATGCTGGGCACCAAACTCGAACTGCGCCTGGGCGACCCGATGGAGTCCGAGGTCGGCTCGCGCACCGCCGCCGCCGTCCCCCACCTGGCCGGGCGCGGCCTGACCAGCGCCGGCCACCACTTCCTGTCCGCCCTGCCCCGCCTCGACGGCGCCGCCACCACCGGGGACCTCACCCAGGCGACCAAGGCCGCCGTCGCCGAGATCGACACCTTCTGGACCGGCCCCACCGCCCCCGGCGTACGGCTGCTGCCGACCCGCCTGCCGCACACCCAACTCCCGCCCCCGGAAGGCGATCTGCGGATCTGCCTGGGCTGGGACGAACAACGCCTGGAACCCGCCTGGCACGACTTCGCCGCCACCCCCCACCTGATGGTCCTGGGCGACGGCGAGACCGGCAAGACCAACACGCTGCGGCTGGCCGTCCACGCCATCACCACCCGCTACACCCCGGACCAGGCCCGCATCATCGTCGCCGACCCCGGACGCACCCTGCTCGCCGGGGTGCCCCAGGACTACCGCGTCGGCTACGCCGTCGAACGCGACGCCCTGGCCCAACTCGCCGCCAACGCCGCCACTTCCATGTCCAAGCGCCTGCCGGGCCCCGACATCACCCCGGAACAGCTCACCCGCCGCGACTGGTGGACCGGGCCGCTGCTGTTCATCGTCGTCGACGACTATGACCTCTTCGCCGCCGCCGGCGGCGCGCCCTCGCCGCTCGCACCGCTGATCCCGCTGCTCGCCCAGGGCGCCCACATCGGCATGCACCTCGTCCTGGCCCGCAGTACCTCCGGCGCCATGCGCGCCATGATGGACCCCCTGCTGCGCCGCCTGTGGGAACTCGGCAACCCCGCCCTCCTCTTCTCCTACCCCAAGGAGGAGGGCAAGTTCCTCGGCGAGGCCAAGCCCCGAACCCTGCCCCCCGGCCGCGCCCAGCACGTCACCCGCCGGACCGTCCGCCTCCTGCAGACCGGCCTGGTCACCACGCCATGA
- a CDS encoding GNAT family N-acetyltransferase codes for MSASATKWGWTMQNAAIGDLVRMWIDGWTVSRGASDPGDQPWGWTIDVGQEQHVSRHVLPEPTETEVRKLVASTSAPGTWLKLFAEVETVRHWLGPGWQVTDPGYLMTVPLTASHPQPPAGYTCTSWTRGGVTRVLVRTADGHFAARGQIAPTGATAVADQISTAPGHQRRGLGSLVVRTLQDAALRAGAQTGVLVASPDGRALYSSLGWTTRSTMTSAYLQEPSATG; via the coding sequence ATGAGTGCATCTGCGACCAAGTGGGGGTGGACCATGCAGAACGCCGCGATCGGCGACCTGGTACGCATGTGGATCGACGGCTGGACGGTCTCGCGGGGAGCCTCGGACCCCGGCGACCAACCGTGGGGGTGGACCATCGACGTCGGGCAGGAGCAGCATGTCAGCCGCCATGTCCTGCCCGAGCCGACCGAGACCGAGGTGCGCAAGCTGGTCGCGTCCACCAGCGCGCCCGGCACCTGGCTCAAGCTGTTCGCCGAGGTGGAGACCGTACGCCACTGGCTCGGGCCCGGCTGGCAGGTCACCGATCCGGGCTACCTGATGACGGTCCCGCTCACCGCGAGCCACCCGCAGCCCCCGGCCGGCTACACCTGCACCAGTTGGACCAGGGGCGGGGTGACCCGGGTGCTGGTGCGCACCGCCGACGGGCACTTCGCCGCGCGCGGCCAGATCGCCCCCACCGGGGCCACGGCCGTCGCCGACCAGATCTCGACCGCCCCCGGGCACCAGCGCCGTGGGCTCGGCAGCCTGGTGGTGCGCACCCTCCAGGACGCGGCGCTCCGGGCGGGCGCACAGACCGGCGTCCTGGTGGCCAGCCCCGACGGGCGGGCGCTCTACTCGTCCCTCGGCTGGACCACCCGCTCGACCATGACCAGTGCGTACCTCCAGGAGCCGTCCGCGACCGGCTGA
- a CDS encoding methyltransferase domain-containing protein has translation MADHAAEQGYLLDNQQEQAGIRFAALAELFDPVTFRHVDALGIGEGMRCWEVGAGGRSVPEGLARRVGPSGAVVATDIDPSWTGAASASDDRPGGVIEVLRHDVAADPPPPGGFDLVHARLVLVHVPDRAEALRRMVRALRPGGRLLLEDADPVLQPLLCPDEYGPEQQLANRLRSGFRTLMAGRGADLGYGRTLPRLLREAGLEDVRADAYFPIASPACTALEAATVRQIRGRLVAAGLATDEEVDRHLANVATGRLDLATAPMISAWGRRPLDG, from the coding sequence ATGGCAGACCACGCAGCCGAGCAGGGCTACCTGCTCGACAACCAGCAGGAACAGGCCGGTATCCGCTTCGCCGCGCTGGCCGAACTGTTCGATCCGGTGACCTTCCGGCACGTCGACGCGCTCGGCATCGGCGAGGGCATGCGCTGCTGGGAGGTGGGCGCCGGAGGCCGCAGCGTGCCCGAGGGCCTGGCCCGGCGGGTGGGCCCCTCGGGCGCGGTGGTCGCCACCGACATCGACCCCTCCTGGACCGGGGCCGCATCCGCCTCCGACGACCGGCCCGGCGGCGTGATCGAGGTGCTGCGGCACGACGTGGCGGCCGACCCGCCCCCGCCCGGCGGCTTCGACCTCGTCCACGCCCGGCTGGTGCTGGTGCACGTCCCCGACCGGGCCGAGGCGCTGCGCCGGATGGTCCGGGCGCTGCGCCCCGGCGGCCGACTGCTGCTGGAGGACGCGGACCCCGTGCTGCAGCCGCTGCTGTGCCCGGACGAGTACGGGCCCGAGCAGCAGCTCGCCAACCGGCTGCGCTCCGGCTTCCGGACGCTCATGGCGGGCCGGGGCGCGGACCTCGGGTACGGGCGCACCCTGCCCCGGCTGCTGCGCGAGGCCGGTCTGGAGGACGTCCGGGCCGACGCCTACTTCCCGATCGCCTCCCCCGCCTGCACGGCCCTGGAGGCCGCCACCGTCCGGCAGATCCGTGGCCGCCTGGTCGCCGCCGGGCTGGCCACCGACGAGGAGGTCGACCGGCACCTGGCGAACGTCGCCACCGGACGCCTGGACCTGGCCACCGCCCCGATGATCTCCGCCTGGGGGCGCCGCCCGCTGGACGGGTGA
- a CDS encoding peptide MFS transporter: MPPTQTLPVDPELTPQLRAVHGRTFFGHPRGLATLFLTEMWERFSFYGMRSLLVLYLVAPVSDGGLGFGTATAAAVYSVYNAMVYLLTLPGGWVSDRLWGAHRTVLVGGCTIMAGHFLLAVPGEGWFFAGLGLVAVGSGLLKANISTMVGHLYPDRNDPRRDGGFTVFYMGINLGAFAAPLVVGTVGQRVDWRLGFALAGLGMALGLVQYLLGGRRLSRASRVVGAPLPPAERAAVLRRAARWTALAVAFYAVVVGSGHYTIAWVIRPLTVVGLVVPALVLLRMKRDKELDAEERHRLSGYVYFFLAAAVFWMIYDQSGSTLTVFATEDTRTRLFGLGFPSSWFQSLNPLLVMALAPVAAWLWVRLARRGRNPGTAAKFGCGLLLIGLSFGVMMLAMAAASGGARVSPLWLAAVYLVQTVGELALSPVGLSVTTKLAPVKYAGQMMGVWFLASTVGDSLAAVLQQLVGSAFLSTVSFALQGVLALLVGAAVLVNRWRITGLLGGVR; this comes from the coding sequence ATGCCGCCCACACAGACGCTGCCGGTCGATCCGGAGCTGACACCGCAGCTCCGGGCGGTGCACGGCCGCACCTTCTTCGGCCACCCCCGGGGGCTGGCCACCCTCTTCCTGACCGAGATGTGGGAGCGCTTCAGCTTCTACGGGATGCGCTCGCTGCTGGTGCTCTACCTGGTGGCGCCGGTCTCGGACGGCGGGCTGGGCTTCGGGACCGCGACCGCCGCCGCCGTGTACAGCGTCTACAACGCCATGGTCTACCTGCTGACCCTGCCCGGCGGCTGGGTCAGCGACCGGCTCTGGGGCGCGCACCGGACGGTTCTGGTCGGCGGCTGCACCATCATGGCCGGGCACTTCCTGCTGGCGGTCCCGGGCGAGGGGTGGTTCTTCGCCGGGCTGGGCCTGGTCGCGGTCGGTTCGGGGCTGCTGAAGGCCAACATCTCCACCATGGTCGGCCACCTCTACCCGGACCGGAACGACCCGCGCCGCGACGGCGGCTTCACCGTCTTCTACATGGGCATCAACCTGGGGGCCTTCGCCGCGCCGCTGGTCGTGGGCACGGTCGGGCAGCGGGTGGACTGGCGGCTTGGCTTCGCCCTCGCCGGTCTGGGCATGGCCCTGGGCCTGGTCCAGTACCTGCTCGGCGGACGCCGTCTGAGCAGGGCCAGCCGCGTAGTGGGCGCGCCGCTGCCGCCCGCCGAGCGCGCCGCCGTGCTGCGCCGGGCCGCCCGGTGGACGGCCCTGGCCGTCGCCTTCTACGCGGTGGTCGTCGGCAGCGGCCACTACACCATCGCCTGGGTGATCCGGCCGCTGACCGTGGTCGGCCTGGTCGTCCCGGCGCTGGTGCTGCTGCGGATGAAGCGGGACAAGGAGTTGGACGCGGAGGAGCGGCACAGGCTCTCCGGCTACGTGTACTTCTTCCTGGCCGCCGCCGTGTTCTGGATGATCTACGACCAGTCCGGCTCCACGCTGACCGTCTTCGCCACCGAGGACACCCGCACCCGGCTGTTCGGCCTCGGCTTCCCCTCCAGCTGGTTCCAGTCGCTGAACCCGCTGCTGGTGATGGCGCTGGCGCCGGTCGCCGCCTGGCTGTGGGTGCGGCTGGCGCGGCGCGGCCGCAATCCGGGCACGGCGGCCAAGTTCGGCTGCGGCCTGCTGCTGATCGGGCTCTCCTTCGGGGTGATGATGCTGGCCATGGCCGCCGCGTCCGGCGGCGCCCGGGTCTCGCCGCTCTGGCTGGCGGCGGTCTACCTGGTCCAGACGGTGGGGGAGCTGGCGCTGTCCCCGGTCGGACTGTCGGTCACGACCAAGCTGGCGCCGGTGAAGTACGCCGGCCAGATGATGGGCGTCTGGTTCCTGGCCAGCACCGTCGGCGACTCGCTGGCTGCGGTGCTGCAGCAGCTGGTGGGCAGCGCCTTCCTCAGCACGGTGTCCTTCGCGCTGCAAGGGGTGCTGGCGCTGCTGGTCGGCGCGGCCGTGCTGGTCAACCGGTGGCGGATCACCGGCCTGCTCGGCGGCGTCCGCTGA